A stretch of the Streptococcus suis genome encodes the following:
- the guaC gene encoding GMP reductase yields the protein MINETPIFDYEDIQLIPNKCIINSRSEADTSVTLGKYSFKLPVVPANMQTIIDEDVAEMLAKDGYFYIMHRFDEAGRLPFIKRMHEQGLIASISVGVKEYEYDFVSSLKADAPEFITIDIAHGHADSVINMIQHIKKELPETFVIAGNVGTPEAVRELENAGADATKVGIGPGKVCITKVKTGFGTGGWQLAALRWCAKAARKPIIADGGIRTHGDIAKSIRFGASMVMIGSLFAGHIESPGKTVEVDGEKFKEYYGSASEYQKGDYKNVEGKKILLPAKGHLKDTLIEMEQDLQSSISYAGGRDLTSLKHVDYVVVKNSIWNGDSL from the coding sequence ATGATTAACGAGACTCCAATTTTTGACTACGAAGATATTCAGCTTATCCCAAATAAATGTATTATCAATAGTCGTTCAGAGGCAGATACAAGTGTAACTCTGGGAAAGTACAGCTTTAAGTTACCTGTAGTTCCGGCCAATATGCAGACGATAATAGATGAAGATGTTGCAGAGATGTTAGCAAAGGATGGTTATTTCTATATTATGCACCGTTTCGATGAAGCCGGCCGTCTTCCATTTATCAAACGCATGCATGAACAGGGCTTGATAGCTTCTATCTCTGTTGGTGTAAAAGAATATGAATATGACTTTGTATCAAGTTTGAAAGCAGATGCTCCTGAGTTTATTACCATTGATATTGCTCATGGTCATGCTGATAGTGTGATAAATATGATTCAGCATATTAAAAAAGAATTGCCAGAAACATTTGTGATTGCTGGAAATGTTGGCACACCAGAAGCGGTCCGTGAATTGGAGAATGCTGGTGCAGATGCCACGAAAGTTGGTATCGGCCCAGGGAAAGTATGTATAACTAAAGTAAAAACAGGTTTTGGTACAGGTGGTTGGCAATTGGCTGCGCTACGTTGGTGTGCAAAAGCAGCTCGTAAACCAATCATTGCGGACGGCGGTATCCGTACCCACGGAGATATTGCTAAATCCATTCGTTTCGGGGCAAGCATGGTTATGATTGGTTCGCTTTTTGCAGGACATATTGAAAGCCCAGGAAAAACAGTAGAAGTAGATGGTGAGAAGTTTAAAGAGTACTATGGTTCTGCATCTGAATACCAAAAAGGTGATTATAAAAACGTTGAGGGTAAGAAAATTTTATTGCCTGCTAAAGGTCACTTGAAAGATACTCTGATTGAAATGGAGCAAGATTTGCAATCTTCTATTTCTTATGCTGGTGGGCGTGATCTCACAAGCTTAAAACATGTGGATTATGTTGTAGTAAAAAATTCAATTTGGAACGGTGACTCCTTATAA
- the nth gene encoding endonuclease III, whose product MVLSKKRARKVIEEIIALYPDAKPSLDFHNHFELLCAVLLSAQTTDAAVNKATPGLFAAFSTPQAMAVAEVKDIEPYISRLGLYRNKAKFLKDCAQQLIERHNGIVPQTREELEALAGVGRKTANVVLSVGFGIPAFAVDTHVGRICKHHDIVKKSATPLETEKRVMEVLPPELWLPAHQAMIYFGREVCHPKNPECHKYPQLYKFD is encoded by the coding sequence CTAGAAAAGTTATTGAAGAAATTATTGCACTCTATCCTGATGCCAAACCTAGTTTGGATTTTCATAATCATTTCGAGCTGTTGTGCGCTGTGTTACTTTCTGCTCAAACTACAGACGCTGCGGTGAATAAGGCAACACCTGGTTTGTTCGCAGCTTTCTCTACGCCCCAAGCCATGGCGGTAGCAGAAGTGAAGGATATTGAGCCTTATATTTCTCGTTTGGGTTTGTACCGAAACAAGGCAAAGTTTTTAAAAGACTGTGCCCAGCAGTTGATTGAACGGCATAATGGCATTGTTCCGCAGACTCGTGAGGAATTAGAAGCTCTGGCAGGAGTGGGAAGAAAAACGGCCAATGTTGTCTTAAGTGTCGGTTTCGGAATCCCAGCCTTTGCAGTTGATACCCACGTGGGACGGATTTGTAAACACCACGATATTGTCAAAAAATCGGCTACACCCCTGGAAACAGAAAAACGAGTCATGGAAGTCTTACCTCCTGAACTCTGGCTTCCAGCTCATCAGGCGATGATTTATTTTGGAAGAGAAGTATGCCATCCAAAGAATCCTGAGTGTCACAAATATCCGCAATTATATAAATTTGATTAA
- a CDS encoding MATE family efflux transporter: MYPTHTRKEKFLLFLKIFLPILIYQFANFSASFIDTMMTGQYRTLDLAGVSMATSLWNPFFSFLTGIVSAMVPIIGHHLGRGKRDKIREEFHQFVYLALGLAVILFVLVKVVAGPVLGLLHLDAEVESIAKSYLNYISIGILPLLLFSVCRSFFDALGMTRLSMKLMLLLVPFNSLFNYLFIYGKLGFPTLGGAGAGLGTALAYWAVLVVIILVMLKNKLIASYQLWQWSPVQSSLLKAGLKLGLPIGLQVFAEVAIFAVVSLQMAKFSSQVIAAHQSAMNFATLLYAFPVSVSMALPIVISYEIGANRPQAARQYAIIGRLTAILFAGLTLTFLYFNRQMVAGWYGQNPVFISLTADFLVFALFFQLADAFTAPIQGILRGYKDTTVPFLLGLISFWSLTFPIAFLLEGTTDLGPKAYWVGLIVGIFACGITLNIRMHIVEKRTVQ, from the coding sequence ATGTATCCAACTCACACTCGAAAAGAAAAGTTTCTGCTTTTTTTAAAGATTTTTCTCCCCATTCTCATTTATCAATTTGCTAATTTTTCTGCATCTTTTATTGATACAATGATGACTGGTCAATATCGGACCCTTGATTTAGCAGGAGTTTCTATGGCAACAAGTCTTTGGAATCCGTTTTTCTCTTTTCTAACAGGAATTGTTTCCGCTATGGTTCCTATTATTGGTCATCACTTAGGGCGGGGAAAACGTGATAAAATCAGAGAGGAATTCCACCAATTTGTTTATCTAGCTCTTGGTTTGGCAGTCATCTTGTTTGTATTGGTAAAGGTTGTTGCGGGTCCGGTCCTTGGTCTGTTGCACTTGGACGCTGAGGTAGAGTCTATAGCAAAATCGTATCTTAACTACATTTCTATTGGAATTTTGCCTCTTTTACTCTTTAGTGTCTGCCGTTCATTTTTCGATGCTTTAGGGATGACACGCTTGTCTATGAAATTAATGTTATTGCTAGTTCCCTTTAATAGCTTATTCAATTATCTATTTATTTATGGTAAGCTGGGATTCCCGACTTTGGGCGGGGCAGGAGCTGGGTTGGGAACTGCTTTAGCCTATTGGGCTGTCCTAGTGGTCATTATCTTAGTCATGCTTAAAAATAAGCTTATCGCTTCGTATCAACTGTGGCAATGGAGCCCTGTTCAATCCTCCCTCTTAAAGGCTGGGTTAAAATTGGGCCTTCCAATTGGTTTGCAAGTCTTTGCTGAAGTTGCTATTTTTGCAGTTGTCAGTTTACAAATGGCAAAATTTTCTTCTCAGGTCATTGCTGCTCACCAGTCTGCAATGAATTTTGCTACCTTGTTATATGCTTTCCCAGTTAGTGTTTCTATGGCCTTACCGATTGTGATTTCATATGAAATCGGTGCAAACCGGCCTCAAGCGGCGCGTCAGTATGCAATTATCGGTCGTTTGACCGCCATTTTATTTGCTGGTTTAACCCTAACATTTCTCTATTTTAATCGGCAAATGGTGGCGGGTTGGTATGGTCAAAATCCGGTGTTTATCAGTTTGACGGCAGATTTTTTAGTTTTTGCTTTATTCTTCCAGTTAGCAGATGCGTTTACAGCTCCGATACAGGGAATCCTACGCGGGTACAAAGACACAACTGTCCCATTTTTATTAGGCCTCATTTCTTTTTGGTCATTGACGTTTCCAATTGCATTTTTATTAGAAGGAACGACAGATTTAGGTCCTAAGGCTTACTGGGTTGGTCTGATTGTTGGTATTTTTGCCTGTGGTATTACCTTAAACATTCGTATGCATATTGTAGAAAAACGAACGGTTCAGTAG